A segment of the Synechococcus sp. CBW1002 genome:
CAGGCCATGGCCTCCCGCCGGGGCAGGCCGGCCACCGCCGGAGTGGGATGCAGGGCCGCGGCCAGGGCCAGGGGTTGCTGTTCCCCGAGGCTGGCGGTGATCGGGGTGTGCAGATGCACCAGCTGGCCGTGGCGGGCCAGCCGCGGTCGCCGCGGCCGGCGCGGATCGAGGCCGGCCTCGCGCAGCACCTCGGTGATCGCCTCCACCACCAGCTCGTGTTCATGCCGATCTTTGACGGAGCCGGGCAACAGATCGGCCGCCGGGCCGATCGGAGCCGTGCCGGCCAGGGCATCGCTGCGCAGCTGGCCCTGGCGCACCGTGAGCAGCCGCTCCGGTGACGCGCCCAGCAACACCCCACCCTGGGCCTGCTGCCAGAGGAAGCGACAGCTGCCGGGCTGGCGCAGGCGCAGCTGGGCCAGGAGCAGGAGGGGATCCAGGGGGCGATCCAGCTCCAGCCGCTGGCGCACCGCCAGCACCAGCTTGCGCAGCGCCCCCGTCTCCACCAGCTCCAGGCCTCGAGCCACCGCCTCGCGGTAGCCCTCCTGCCAGGGGGAGCTGTGCAACAGGCGGACCCCCAGCAAATCGCCCGCCGGTTCGGAAGACGGCGGCAGTGTGCGCAACAGCTCGGCCTGCTCCCAGAGCTCCTCCGCCACCGAGCGGGGGGTCACGTCGCCGCCGAGGCTGCGCTGCAGCCGCAGCCAGCAGTGGCGCCCCTGGCGGCTGAGCTGCCAGCGCGGCAGCACCGCCTCCACCCCGGCCACGCCCTGGCCGTCCTGCAGGGGGCTGTCGAAGAAGGAGAAGGCCAGCAGCACCCGCGGCCTGGCCAGGGGCGGGCAGGCCTGCGGCGCCACCGCCAGCCGGCTGAGGCTCACGGCGCTGAAGCGCTGGGCCAGCTCGAAGCGACGCGGTCCGCTCAGCTCCAGACTGTGGGTCTTGCCGCTGGCGGCCAGGCAGAGGCCGGGGGCGCTGTCCCAGAGGAAACGAAACCGCTGGCCGTTGGGCAGATGGGCCAGCAGCGCCATCGGGTCTCGCGCGGCCAGCGGCAACGCCAGGCTCAGCACACCGTCGTCTTCCAGCTGGCTGGCCCCCTGGGCCGCCGCGGCAAGGAGCTCCGTGAAGCTCGCCTCCGGCAGGGAGGGCTCCGCGAGAAACGACGGGAGTGGGGAGGTGACGCTGGGTGGAGCCTGCACCGGGTGGCGCCGAAGCGGCTGCTCAAATGTATGGACCTTCTCGCATCAGCAGCTGCCGGCATCCATGTCCGAGCCCCAGGTCGTCGCAAGCCTTCACGCCGCCGAGGCGCCACGGCAAGGGCCACCGCTGGATCGGCGCCGCCTCTGGAAGGCGGCGATCAAGTGGCCCATGTATGCCGTGGCGGTGATGCCGGCCCTGATCGCCGCCGGCTGGCGGCTGGGTCGCGGCCTGCCGATGCGGCTCGATCAACTGCTGCTGTTCCTGCTGGCGGCCGTGCTGCTGCTGGCCTGGGAGAACCTGGCCAACGACGTCTTCGATGACGAGACCGGCGTCGATACCCAGGGCAAGCCCCACTCAGTGGTGGCCCTCACCGGCCGGCGCGACCGGGTGGCGGCCCTGGCCAACGGGGCCCTGGTGCTGGGTCTGTTGGTGATGGCCGTGGTGGCCCTGCGCAGTTCCACGGCGGTGCTGCTGCTGGTGCTGGCCTGCTGCGGACTGGGTTACCTCTACCAGGGGCCGCCCTTCCGCCTTGGCTACCGGGGTCTGGGGGAGCCGCTCTGCTGGCTGACCTTCGGCCCCTGCGCCACGGCGGCGGCCCTGCTGGCACTGGCGCCGGTCGCCGAGGCCGGTGGGGCGGCGGGAGTCACGATCCCCTGGGCCGATGCCCTGGTGCTGGGGGGAGGTCCGGCCCTGGCCACCACCCTGGTGCTGTTCTGTTCCCACTTCCATCAGGTGGAGGAAGACGCCACCCATGGCAAGCGCTCACCGGTGGTGCAGCTCGGCAGCGATCGGGCGGCGACCCTGGTGCCCTGGTTTGTGGCGGCCACCCTGGCCTGGGAGTGGGCACCGGTTCTGCTCGGCTGGTGGCCCCTCACGGCCCTGCTCGGTGCGATCGGTCTGCCGCCGGCCCGGGCCCTGATCCGCCTGCTGCGCGAGCACCATCATGTGCCCGAGCGCATCAGTGGCAGCAAGTTCCTGGCCCTCCGCTTCCAGGCCCTCAACGGCCTGGGGCTGGCCCTGGGCCTGGCGCTGGGGCCCTGGCTGGCGCGGGCCGGGCATTGAGCTACAGCCCTGGATCAGGAGCGGCCGTGGCGCTGCGGCTGCAGTGGCGCCCGTTCCGTCTTTCATTGCCCCAGCTCCTGCGCACCTCCCAGGGCTGGCTGCGCCAGAAGCAGGGCTGGCTGTTGCGACTGGAGTCGCCCGATCACACCGCCTTGGGTTGGGGCGAGGCGGCGGCCCTGCAAGGCGAAACGGCGGCTCTGGCGGTTGCGATCGCCCGTTGCACGCCTGGACCAGACGCCACCATGACGCGTGTCGCCCTCGAGGCCCTGCTGCCCGGCCTGCCAGAGGTGCTGGCGTTCGCGATCGGTGCCGCCCTGGCGGAGCTGGACGGGCTGATCGGCCCCATCTGGCTGCCGCCGCCGCCCGCCGCCCGGCTGCTTCCGGCCGGAGAGGAAGCCCTGGCTGCCCTTGAGCTCCACCTGAACGCAGACGGGGCCAACAGGGCGGTCCGGCCGAGCTGCAAGTGGAAGGTGGCCGCCAACCCCGATCCACTGGAACGGCAGGTGCTGGAACAGCTTCTGGAGCGGCTGCCTGCCGGCGCCCGGCTGCGACTTGATGCCAATGGCGGCTGGAGCCGCGCCACCGCAACGGCCTGGGCAGAGCGGCTG
Coding sequences within it:
- a CDS encoding isochorismate synthase MenF — protein: MPEASFTELLAAAAQGASQLEDDGVLSLALPLAARDPMALLAHLPNGQRFRFLWDSAPGLCLAASGKTHSLELSGPRRFELAQRFSAVSLSRLAVAPQACPPLARPRVLLAFSFFDSPLQDGQGVAGVEAVLPRWQLSRQGRHCWLRLQRSLGGDVTPRSVAEELWEQAELLRTLPPSSEPAGDLLGVRLLHSSPWQEGYREAVARGLELVETGALRKLVLAVRQRLELDRPLDPLLLLAQLRLRQPGSCRFLWQQAQGGVLLGASPERLLTVRQGQLRSDALAGTAPIGPAADLLPGSVKDRHEHELVVEAITEVLREAGLDPRRPRRPRLARHGQLVHLHTPITASLGEQQPLALAAALHPTPAVAGLPRREAMAWLRSLEPFERGTYAAPLGWIDSEGDAELRVAIRSGTLRGRELELTAGAGLVQGSVAERELQEVALKLGVLQQQLNLPLAPMPH
- the menA gene encoding 2-carboxy-1,4-naphthoquinone phytyltransferase — encoded protein: MSEPQVVASLHAAEAPRQGPPLDRRRLWKAAIKWPMYAVAVMPALIAAGWRLGRGLPMRLDQLLLFLLAAVLLLAWENLANDVFDDETGVDTQGKPHSVVALTGRRDRVAALANGALVLGLLVMAVVALRSSTAVLLLVLACCGLGYLYQGPPFRLGYRGLGEPLCWLTFGPCATAAALLALAPVAEAGGAAGVTIPWADALVLGGGPALATTLVLFCSHFHQVEEDATHGKRSPVVQLGSDRAATLVPWFVAATLAWEWAPVLLGWWPLTALLGAIGLPPARALIRLLREHHHVPERISGSKFLALRFQALNGLGLALGLALGPWLARAGH
- a CDS encoding o-succinylbenzoate synthase; protein product: MALRLQWRPFRLSLPQLLRTSQGWLRQKQGWLLRLESPDHTALGWGEAAALQGETAALAVAIARCTPGPDATMTRVALEALLPGLPEVLAFAIGAALAELDGLIGPIWLPPPPAARLLPAGEEALAALELHLNADGANRAVRPSCKWKVAANPDPLERQVLEQLLERLPAGARLRLDANGGWSRATATAWAERLAEEPRLEWLEQPLEPFDLEGHEALARLLPVALDESLQHRPELRQRWPGWQVRRPSQEGDPRPLLAALAGRGGGPLPRLVLSTAFETGIGQRWLNHLAALQAHQGDAPAPGLAPGWLPGTGLGSLDPVEVWEAAAR